From one Butyricimonas faecihominis genomic stretch:
- a CDS encoding TetR/AcrR family transcriptional regulator, with the protein MRTTLLITKEKIISVAQKLFIETSFYRTTMKDIARAAKVSRRTLYTHFNSKEDIFNHIVDQKIELIEQKLEQAVRTALPADKRLKLYIKERFNLIAELMGGSQPIKETFLHNNSKIEILRENIDKQEIELLYSILRDGADAGIFSIKQPRRLANSLQSVFKSLEFGFIRQYEHQPRPQVINEYINILFHGIIKK; encoded by the coding sequence ATGAGAACAACCCTACTGATTACAAAAGAAAAAATTATCAGCGTGGCACAAAAATTGTTCATTGAAACAAGTTTTTATCGGACTACAATGAAGGATATTGCCCGTGCCGCTAAAGTTAGCCGGCGTACGCTATACACTCATTTTAACAGTAAGGAAGATATTTTTAACCACATTGTAGATCAAAAAATAGAATTAATAGAACAAAAACTCGAACAGGCAGTCAGAACGGCCTTGCCAGCCGACAAACGGTTGAAGTTATATATCAAGGAACGATTCAATTTAATCGCGGAACTCATGGGCGGCAGCCAACCTATCAAGGAAACTTTTTTACACAATAACAGTAAGATTGAAATACTACGGGAGAATATAGACAAGCAGGAAATCGAGCTACTCTATTCAATCCTTCGGGATGGGGCCGATGCGGGAATCTTCTCAATCAAACAACCCCGGCGCTTGGCTAATTCCCTACAATCCGTCTTTAAAAGCTTGGAATTCGGTTTTATACGCCAGTACGAACATCAACCACGACCACAAGTGATTAACGAATATATTAACATATTATTTCACGGTATAATTAAGAAATAA
- a CDS encoding 3-oxoacyl-ACP synthase III family protein: MELYINAFAHYLPDDRVPNSYFKDVNGLDDEWIRTRTGISTRSKAGENENTNTMALEAVKRLNEKLPFPIEEVDLIVAATYSPHDTVATAAHMIQRHFKARAARCLTVSAACSSFINAMEIVEGYFAMNKATKAIVVASEHNTEYSNETCPQSGHLWGDGSVAIAISTMPEGEKAARILNIFTRGLGHIGKADTAVYLRPHHGGIGMPEGRDVFINACHYMIEGLNAVTNSQGIKLTDLKFIASHQANKRIMATVARQIDFPEDHMLSNIEEVGNTGCPSCAIALSQNLDRVDHGDLVALSVFGGGYSCGAVLLQFL, from the coding sequence ATGGAATTATATATCAACGCCTTCGCCCATTATCTCCCGGATGACCGAGTACCAAACTCCTACTTCAAGGACGTGAACGGTCTGGACGACGAGTGGATTCGCACTCGTACCGGAATAAGTACCCGGAGCAAGGCTGGCGAAAACGAGAACACAAATACCATGGCCCTAGAGGCCGTTAAACGCCTGAATGAAAAACTACCCTTCCCCATAGAGGAAGTCGACTTGATCGTGGCCGCCACTTACTCGCCTCACGACACCGTAGCCACGGCAGCACACATGATACAACGCCATTTCAAAGCACGAGCCGCACGCTGTCTCACCGTTTCGGCAGCCTGTTCCTCGTTTATCAATGCCATGGAAATCGTTGAAGGGTATTTTGCCATGAATAAGGCAACGAAAGCAATCGTCGTGGCATCCGAGCATAACACGGAATACAGCAACGAGACGTGTCCGCAAAGCGGTCATCTATGGGGTGACGGGTCTGTGGCTATTGCCATCTCCACTATGCCGGAAGGAGAAAAAGCCGCCCGCATACTTAATATATTCACCCGCGGACTTGGCCACATCGGTAAAGCAGACACTGCCGTATATTTACGCCCACATCACGGGGGGATCGGAATGCCGGAAGGACGTGACGTGTTTATCAATGCCTGCCATTACATGATCGAAGGGTTAAATGCTGTAACCAACAGCCAAGGTATAAAACTGACAGATTTGAAATTCATCGCATCACACCAAGCCAACAAGCGAATCATGGCTACCGTTGCACGTCAGATCGATTTCCCCGAAGATCACATGTTATCGAACATCGAGGAAGTAGGTAACACGGGATGCCCTAGTTGTGCTATCGCCTTATCGCAAAACCTTGATCGAGTCGACCATGGTGACCTCGTGGCACTCTCCGTGTTCGGGGGTGGGTACTCTTGCGGGGCAGTACTCTTGCAATTTTTATAA
- the mnmE gene encoding tRNA uridine-5-carboxymethylaminomethyl(34) synthesis GTPase MnmE, producing the protein MNDQTVICAIATAPGMGAIAVIRLSGKGCIEICDRIFVSPSHKKLVDVLPNTIHFGKIVNKEELIDEVLISVFHAPHSFTGENSIEISCHGSVYIQQRILQLLISSGVRLAAPGEFTQRAFLNGKMDLSQAEAVADLIASSSATAHKMALSQMRGGFSDELMKLRMELLHITSLLELELDFSEEDVEFADRSELRGIAVGIDTLISRLCASFSLGNVIKNGIPVAIVGNTNVGKSTLLNALLKEDRAIVSDIEGTTRDVIEDTINLQGITFRFIDTAGIRHTDDQVENMGIERTFSKIEQARIVLFLIDATKNTEQFLPYYTQVKEHLGPDTRLVILLNKTDQTDSANMILSQITSLSSGEKILPIAAKTGYNIHHLVDELVSTINLNALHSGDVIVSNARHYEALSHARLAIERVITGLDSYLSGEFVSQDIRECLHYLGEITGQITTDEVLGNIFKNFCIGK; encoded by the coding sequence ATGAATGACCAGACTGTAATATGTGCCATTGCCACGGCCCCCGGAATGGGTGCTATTGCCGTGATTCGCCTGTCAGGAAAAGGATGTATTGAAATTTGTGACCGGATATTTGTTTCACCTTCCCATAAAAAACTGGTGGATGTTCTTCCGAATACAATTCATTTCGGAAAGATCGTCAACAAGGAGGAACTGATTGATGAAGTACTAATCTCCGTGTTCCACGCCCCCCACTCCTTCACCGGAGAAAACTCCATCGAAATTTCTTGCCATGGTTCAGTATACATTCAGCAACGCATATTACAACTATTAATCTCCTCCGGAGTACGGCTTGCCGCCCCTGGAGAATTTACTCAACGGGCTTTCTTGAATGGTAAAATGGACCTTTCACAAGCAGAAGCCGTTGCAGATCTAATCGCCTCGTCCTCGGCAACCGCCCACAAAATGGCATTAAGCCAAATGCGGGGTGGATTCTCGGACGAACTGATGAAACTGCGAATGGAACTGTTGCACATCACCTCCCTGTTGGAACTGGAACTGGATTTCTCGGAGGAAGACGTGGAGTTCGCCGACCGATCGGAACTACGGGGCATTGCAGTCGGTATTGATACATTAATTTCTCGCCTATGTGCCTCCTTCTCCCTCGGCAACGTGATCAAAAACGGAATTCCGGTAGCCATCGTCGGTAACACTAACGTGGGGAAAAGTACCCTACTCAACGCTCTGCTAAAAGAGGATCGTGCCATCGTCTCTGATATAGAAGGCACTACCCGCGACGTGATCGAAGATACGATTAACCTTCAGGGAATCACTTTCCGATTTATCGATACGGCAGGCATCCGCCACACAGACGACCAAGTAGAAAACATGGGTATCGAACGTACTTTTTCCAAAATTGAACAAGCCCGTATCGTATTGTTTTTAATAGATGCCACCAAAAACACGGAACAATTCCTTCCCTATTATACCCAAGTGAAAGAACATCTCGGACCGGATACCCGCTTAGTCATTTTACTCAACAAGACAGACCAAACAGATTCTGCCAACATGATCTTGTCACAAATCACATCTCTATCTTCCGGGGAAAAGATTCTCCCGATTGCTGCAAAGACTGGATATAACATCCATCACTTGGTGGACGAGCTAGTTTCCACGATCAACCTAAACGCTCTTCATTCAGGAGATGTTATCGTCAGCAATGCCCGCCATTACGAAGCCCTCTCCCATGCCCGCCTAGCCATCGAGCGAGTCATCACAGGACTGGACTCCTATCTTAGTGGTGAGTTTGTATCACAAGACATTCGGGAATGCCTTCATTATCTCGGGGAAATCACGGGACAAATCACGACGGATGAGGTATTGGGAAATATATTTAAGAATTTTTGCATCGGGAAGTGA
- a CDS encoding helix-turn-helix domain-containing protein, whose translation MRHRRTTNENKMLSKMENMISMMATEKPFERLQSLEQKINEVDKIQTIENYIAQLKERIWAVKEVLTTAEASAYLGLSESYIYKLTSLKQIPHYKPNGKLVYFNRKELCEWAMRNQVQTIGQPAAITKEEL comes from the coding sequence ATGAGACATCGAAGAACGACAAATGAAAATAAGATGCTCTCCAAAATGGAGAACATGATTTCGATGATGGCAACGGAGAAACCTTTTGAACGGCTCCAATCGTTAGAACAAAAGATCAACGAAGTGGATAAAATCCAGACCATCGAGAATTACATTGCACAGTTGAAAGAGCGTATTTGGGCAGTCAAGGAAGTACTGACTACCGCTGAAGCTTCTGCTTATCTCGGTTTGTCCGAGAGTTATATCTACAAACTCACTTCTCTCAAGCAAATACCACACTACAAGCCAAACGGCAAATTGGTGTATTTCAATAGAAAGGAACTTTGCGAATGGGCAATGAGAAATCAAGTACAAACAATAGGGCAACCTGCTGCTATAACAAAAGAAGAATTATGA
- a CDS encoding helix-turn-helix domain-containing protein, whose product MNRKEIDLLLSRIEGLKSFLENNSLENFQQEILNVENYLKRFGSLAELLSHLENVEKIAYAAKEFLNIDEVAAYLQVSKGYVYKLTMQKELTVYKPNGKNIFILRDDLNRWIKRNPCFSNAEIERQANVIAYTLGQKSKNKPTKGEKK is encoded by the coding sequence ATGAATAGAAAAGAAATAGACTTACTACTCTCTCGTATCGAAGGATTGAAATCATTCCTCGAAAACAACTCCTTGGAAAATTTTCAGCAGGAAATTCTGAATGTTGAAAATTACCTGAAACGATTCGGTTCTTTGGCCGAACTGCTATCCCATCTTGAAAATGTGGAAAAGATAGCTTATGCCGCAAAAGAGTTTCTCAATATAGACGAGGTAGCCGCCTATCTACAAGTGTCCAAAGGCTATGTCTATAAGTTAACCATGCAGAAAGAACTTACCGTGTATAAGCCGAATGGGAAAAACATATTCATTCTCAGGGATGACCTGAACCGATGGATAAAGCGCAACCCCTGTTTCTCCAATGCAGAAATAGAAAGGCAAGCCAATGTCATCGCTTACACATTGGGACAAAAAAGTAAGAACAAACCAACAAAAGGAGAAAAAAAATAA
- a CDS encoding AAA family ATPase yields the protein MQPDMIQPNNYRIDEAKYKSLLKYIRLSVTEKYEFPQEIVQIDGVTIATIGNFSASTGKPKSKKTFNVSAIVASALSGKEILKYKAELPSCKNRILYIDTEQSKCHCHKVLHRILKLAGLPTDQENDNIQFLVLREYTPDQRRDIIRWALHEEQNIGLVIIDGIRDLIHDINSPSESLDIINELMRWSSYYELHIHTVLHLNKGDDNTRGHIGTELNNKAETILQISKNNENGKISEVRAMHIRDREFTPFAFEIGEDSLPHLVKEHQFKKNKMDRLTSYTDMTEQQHRTALESTFAESAEYGYQSLLDALKKGYESIGYSRGRNTLVNLCKFLLEHHAITKNGRTYSYNSSFHL from the coding sequence ATGCAACCTGATATGATACAACCCAACAATTATCGGATAGACGAAGCCAAATATAAGTCTTTATTGAAATATATACGGCTGAGTGTTACCGAAAAATATGAGTTTCCACAGGAAATCGTACAAATAGACGGTGTTACCATTGCCACAATCGGAAATTTCAGTGCTTCCACGGGCAAACCCAAAAGCAAAAAGACATTTAATGTCAGTGCCATTGTCGCGTCTGCTCTTTCCGGAAAAGAGATTCTAAAATATAAGGCAGAACTGCCGTCTTGCAAGAATAGAATCCTATACATCGACACTGAACAAAGCAAGTGCCATTGCCACAAAGTCCTTCATCGAATCCTCAAACTGGCAGGATTGCCTACTGACCAGGAAAATGACAACATCCAATTCTTGGTTCTGCGTGAATACACTCCCGACCAAAGGAGAGATATTATACGATGGGCACTCCACGAAGAGCAAAACATCGGGCTCGTAATCATTGACGGCATCCGTGATTTAATCCATGACATAAACAGTCCCAGTGAATCCCTTGACATAATCAATGAACTGATGAGATGGTCAAGCTATTACGAGCTGCATATCCACACCGTGTTACATCTAAACAAAGGCGATGACAATACCAGAGGTCATATAGGAACAGAACTGAACAATAAGGCCGAGACTATCCTGCAAATATCAAAAAACAATGAAAATGGAAAAATCAGCGAAGTAAGGGCCATGCACATAAGGGACAGGGAATTTACACCTTTCGCATTTGAAATCGGAGAAGACTCTCTCCCGCACTTGGTAAAAGAGCATCAATTCAAAAAGAACAAAATGGACAGACTGACTTCCTATACGGATATGACCGAGCAGCAACACCGAACTGCCCTGGAATCAACATTCGCAGAAAGTGCAGAATATGGCTATCAGTCTCTGCTTGATGCCCTAAAAAAAGGATATGAAAGCATTGGGTATTCACGAGGAAGAAACACACTGGTAAACTTGTGTAAATTTCTGTTGGAACATCATGCCATTACAAAAAACGGCCGTACCTACTCCTATAATAGTTCATTCCATCTCTAA
- a CDS encoding toprim domain-containing protein — translation MNIKEAKQIRLVEYLRIIGHSPVNARGCQYWYLSPLREERTPSFKVNDNLNEWYDFGLSAGGDIIELGKHLYRTGNVSVVLLRISENAIGVPFQQLQSRSVRPCPIEEEMENVEVRELSHHALLSYLRSRYISENIGRLYCKEIHYELRKRHYFAIAFENKTGGYEVRNPYYKGCIKGKDISVIRYNKDIIQNHVCVFEGFMDFLSYQELNRKGDYHVCIDSPTDFLVMNSVSNLKKCLVELERYTTIHCYLDNDLAGRKTVETITGLYGEKVIDHSESYYNYKDLNDYLRGKRR, via the coding sequence ATGAATATAAAAGAAGCGAAACAGATACGGCTCGTGGAATATCTGCGGATAATAGGACATTCTCCGGTCAATGCGCGTGGCTGCCAGTATTGGTATCTCTCCCCATTGCGAGAGGAACGTACCCCCTCGTTCAAGGTCAACGATAATTTGAACGAATGGTACGACTTTGGGCTTTCTGCCGGAGGTGACATCATAGAACTGGGAAAACACCTTTATCGTACTGGCAATGTAAGTGTGGTATTGCTCCGCATCAGCGAGAATGCCATTGGTGTACCCTTTCAACAGTTACAAAGCCGGAGTGTCCGTCCCTGTCCTATCGAGGAAGAAATGGAAAACGTGGAAGTAAGAGAACTGAGCCACCATGCCTTGTTGTCTTACCTCCGTTCCAGGTATATCAGTGAGAATATCGGCAGGCTGTATTGTAAGGAAATTCATTATGAGCTACGCAAAAGACACTATTTCGCCATAGCCTTTGAAAACAAGACCGGCGGTTACGAGGTGCGCAATCCTTATTATAAAGGATGTATAAAGGGGAAAGACATATCCGTCATCAGGTATAACAAGGATATAATCCAAAACCATGTCTGCGTGTTCGAGGGTTTTATGGACTTCTTGTCTTACCAAGAACTTAATAGAAAAGGAGACTATCATGTCTGCATCGACAGCCCTACCGATTTTCTCGTGATGAACTCAGTCAGTAATCTGAAAAAGTGTCTTGTGGAACTGGAACGGTACACCACCATCCATTGCTATCTGGATAACGACCTTGCCGGGCGAAAAACAGTCGAAACTATTACCGGACTTTACGGGGAAAAGGTAATCGACCACTCCGAAAGTTACTACAACTACAAAGATTTGAATGACTATCTGAGAGGTAAAAGGCGTTAG
- a CDS encoding DUF4134 domain-containing protein — MTRHNGKRILSALCALLPCSVFAKSGGVNYSWGADALASMHDYVVTMMLYVQYIIYAVAGGFAVIAAFQIYIKMNTGEDGITKHILTLVGACLFIIGATIVFPAFFGYRI; from the coding sequence ATGACCCGACACAATGGCAAAAGAATACTAAGCGCACTATGTGCGCTGCTCCCTTGTTCCGTCTTCGCTAAAAGCGGCGGCGTGAACTACTCGTGGGGAGCGGACGCGCTGGCTTCCATGCACGACTATGTGGTGACGATGATGCTCTATGTCCAGTACATCATTTACGCGGTTGCAGGAGGTTTTGCGGTCATAGCCGCATTCCAGATATACATCAAGATGAACACGGGCGAGGACGGAATCACCAAGCATATACTCACGCTGGTCGGAGCCTGCCTTTTCATCATCGGTGCGACAATAGTCTTTCCGGCATTTTTCGGCTATCGAATTTAG
- a CDS encoding DUF4134 domain-containing protein — translation MFEKVKRFAKKIATSKKTQMTCLMVMCGVTALMAQTTAGDYSAGTAALTQVSEEIAKYVPIVVKLCYAIAGVVAVVGAISVYIAMNNEEQDVKKKIMMVVGACIFLIAAAQALPLFFGLS, via the coding sequence ATGTTTGAAAAAGTAAAACGATTCGCAAAGAAAATCGCGACTTCAAAGAAAACGCAAATGACCTGCCTGATGGTAATGTGCGGTGTGACCGCTTTGATGGCACAGACTACCGCAGGAGACTACTCGGCCGGGACAGCGGCTCTGACCCAAGTGAGCGAGGAAATCGCCAAGTATGTTCCTATCGTGGTGAAACTCTGTTACGCCATTGCCGGTGTGGTAGCCGTAGTGGGTGCGATCTCGGTATATATCGCGATGAACAACGAGGAGCAGGATGTCAAGAAGAAGATCATGATGGTGGTCGGAGCCTGCATCTTCCTTATCGCGGCAGCCCAGGCACTTCCTCTGTTCTTCGGACTCTCCTAA
- a CDS encoding DUF4133 domain-containing protein, which translates to MNGKEEHYPDYPLFKGLQRPLEFMGIQGRYIYWAAATIGIAIVGFIIAYCMAGFVLALIILSVTVTSGVGLILFKQRKGLHSKRQERGVFIYAYSKKM; encoded by the coding sequence ATGAACGGGAAAGAGGAACACTATCCGGATTATCCATTGTTCAAGGGGCTGCAACGTCCCCTTGAATTTATGGGTATTCAGGGTCGCTACATCTATTGGGCGGCAGCCACGATAGGCATCGCCATTGTCGGCTTCATCATAGCCTACTGTATGGCAGGATTCGTCCTTGCCCTGATTATCCTGTCCGTCACCGTGACAAGCGGTGTGGGACTGATTCTGTTCAAGCAGCGCAAGGGACTGCACAGCAAACGGCAGGAACGTGGGGTGTTCATCTATGCCTACTCAAAGAAAATGTAA
- a CDS encoding helix-turn-helix domain-containing protein: MDRHNEHNLTGQPGYGWDMTDKPFLTIREVADLLQVSNRTVYNLIYNGTLRACRLTYHITLITREDFFLMIKETTYCKRSVSIFARQEKKTKKKKMDGNRQNIENTELSRQEGKNKPKGSPKKRQLIPAANYKQSVRDTFTDSESAGNDLYTMAEICQKFSYTYGRFYNLRMRYSIPCIKANATKCFPKAEVDKAMAEEAERLGSNLSEHWYSCFDIMRLFGLGKTQVRRFALTHGVRTKRIHGNRLYYLKADWDAARKIAERKSASTKAKREQENESDNN; encoded by the coding sequence ATGGACCGTCATAATGAACACAATTTAACAGGTCAGCCCGGCTATGGCTGGGATATGACAGACAAGCCTTTCCTCACTATCAGGGAAGTGGCAGACCTTCTGCAAGTGAGCAACCGCACCGTGTACAACCTTATATATAACGGTACGCTCCGGGCTTGCAGGCTGACATACCACATTACGCTAATCACCAGAGAAGATTTCTTCCTGATGATTAAGGAAACAACCTACTGCAAGCGGAGCGTATCAATCTTCGCAAGGCAGGAGAAAAAGACTAAAAAGAAGAAAATGGACGGTAACAGACAGAACATAGAGAATACGGAACTTTCCCGACAAGAGGGAAAGAACAAGCCCAAGGGCAGCCCGAAAAAACGGCAGCTCATTCCGGCGGCAAACTACAAGCAGTCCGTGCGTGACACGTTCACGGACAGCGAAAGTGCCGGAAACGACCTTTATACAATGGCGGAGATATGCCAAAAGTTCAGTTATACCTACGGACGCTTTTACAATCTCCGTATGCGTTACTCGATACCCTGCATCAAAGCCAACGCCACCAAGTGCTTTCCCAAAGCGGAGGTGGACAAGGCTATGGCGGAGGAGGCGGAACGCTTGGGCAGCAACTTGTCGGAGCACTGGTATTCCTGTTTCGACATCATGCGCCTGTTCGGTCTGGGCAAGACCCAAGTCCGCAGGTTCGCCCTCACCCATGGGGTAAGGACAAAGCGCATACACGGCAACCGCCTTTACTATCTCAAAGCCGACTGGGACGCAGCCCGGAAGATAGCGGAACGTAAGAGCGCAAGCACGAAAGCCAAGAGAGAACAGGAAAATGAATCAGACAACAATTAA
- a CDS encoding site-specific integrase: MTNICTKVTVRKRPIKNGQLSLYLDFYPPVRHPKTGKPTRREYLGIYIYANPTDKFEAEFNKTMLRNAELIKCRRTEAIINEEYGFLDRNRGKESFLEYFRSKMADDDNFRNWNTAYKHFERYCGGNCTFDDLTVEYCQGFLTYMLSLTTQTKTKIMASTANNNLNKLKCVLRIAYEEKRIKENIAPRLKHAKESSTRREFLTLEEVRMLADTPCEKPVIRTAALFSCLTGLRISDIIRLQWENIIKGADGGWCMHIVTKKTKTEAVLPLSDEALALCGERSTGQVFKGLTQTILPLYLKDWIKSAGITKHITFHGFRHTYATLQLAAGTDLYTISKMLTHSNVATTQVYADVVNDLKRKASEQITLK, from the coding sequence ATGACAAATATTTGTACGAAAGTGACAGTCAGGAAGCGACCTATCAAGAACGGGCAGTTGTCGCTGTATCTTGACTTCTATCCGCCCGTGCGACACCCGAAGACAGGCAAGCCGACAAGACGGGAGTATCTCGGTATATACATCTATGCCAATCCCACGGACAAGTTCGAGGCGGAGTTCAACAAGACCATGCTCCGCAATGCGGAACTTATCAAATGCCGCAGAACCGAAGCCATAATCAATGAGGAATACGGTTTCCTTGACCGCAACAGGGGAAAGGAGAGTTTCTTGGAGTATTTCCGTTCCAAAATGGCGGACGATGACAATTTCCGGAACTGGAATACCGCCTACAAGCATTTTGAAAGGTATTGCGGTGGTAACTGCACCTTTGACGATTTGACGGTGGAATACTGCCAGGGGTTCCTCACCTACATGCTGTCCCTCACCACGCAGACCAAAACCAAGATAATGGCTTCCACCGCCAACAACAACTTGAACAAGCTGAAATGTGTCTTGCGCATCGCTTATGAGGAGAAGCGGATAAAGGAGAACATCGCCCCACGGCTGAAACACGCAAAGGAAAGCAGCACAAGGCGTGAGTTCCTGACGCTCGAAGAGGTGAGAATGCTTGCCGACACGCCTTGCGAGAAGCCTGTCATAAGGACTGCCGCACTATTCTCCTGCCTTACGGGACTGCGCATTAGCGACATCATCCGCTTGCAGTGGGAGAACATCATCAAGGGTGCGGACGGTGGTTGGTGCATGCACATCGTCACCAAGAAGACAAAGACGGAAGCCGTGCTGCCGTTGTCCGATGAAGCACTCGCACTGTGCGGTGAGCGTTCCACCGGGCAGGTGTTCAAGGGGCTTACGCAGACCATTCTCCCCCTGTATCTCAAAGACTGGATAAAGTCTGCCGGAATAACGAAGCACATCACCTTTCACGGATTTCGGCACACCTACGCGACCCTGCAGCTTGCCGCCGGGACAGACCTCTACACCATATCGAAGATGCTCACGCACAGCAATGTGGCAACCACACAGGTCTATGCGGACGTGGTGAACGACCTGAAGCGCAAGGCTTCCGAACAGATAACGCTGAAATAA
- a CDS encoding helix-turn-helix domain-containing protein has translation MDNITFEQLPQAVSMLIEKVGQLADKVEKVLGNTGQRQERRLLTLDDVATLLNKSSSTIYAMTSDKRIPYHKRGNKLYFFENEIIAWIEQGGTSGTGNEEEFNKRLEALRGSKRRKPDSLKTGGM, from the coding sequence ATGGATAACATCACATTTGAACAACTCCCGCAGGCTGTTTCCATGCTGATTGAAAAAGTCGGACAGCTTGCGGACAAGGTGGAGAAAGTGCTGGGCAATACAGGGCAGAGACAGGAAAGGCGGTTGCTCACTTTGGACGATGTGGCGACCTTGCTTAACAAATCCAGTTCCACCATTTACGCCATGACATCCGACAAGCGCATTCCCTACCACAAGAGGGGCAACAAACTCTATTTCTTCGAGAATGAAATCATCGCTTGGATTGAGCAGGGCGGAACATCGGGAACGGGCAACGAGGAAGAGTTTAACAAACGGCTTGAGGCATTGCGTGGCAGCAAGAGGCGCAAACCGGATTCACTTAAAACAGGCGGCATGTAG